A stretch of the Microcebus murinus isolate Inina chromosome 6, M.murinus_Inina_mat1.0, whole genome shotgun sequence genome encodes the following:
- the GPR135 gene encoding G-protein coupled receptor 135 — protein sequence MEQQRPRPPARPPASMASARSPQPGGPSAAGAPGGTSSAATAAALSFSTVATAAAAALGNRSSASAGGGAVAPAGGGLGAAGAAGSARAAGAAGKPPLGPEAAPLLSHGAAVAAQALVLLLIFLLSSLGNCAVMGVIAKHRQLRTVTNAFILSLSLSDLLTALLCLPAAFLDLFTPPGDAAPAVAAAGPWRGFCAASRFFSSCFGIVSSLSVALISLDRYCAIVRPPREKIGRRRAGLLLAGAWLAALGFSLPWELLGPPRGPPAAQSFHGCLYRTSPDPAQLGAAYSVGLVVACYLLPFLLMCFCHYHICKAVRLSDVRVRPVSTYARVLRFFSEVRTATTVLIMIVFVICCWGPYCFLVLLAATRQAQAAQAPSLLNVVAVWLTWANGAINPVIYAIRNPNISMLLGRNREEGYRTRNVDAFLPSQGRGLQARSRNRLRNRYANRLGACSRMSSSNLASGAGGDLAMWARKNPVVLFFREGPPEPVTAVAKEPKSEAGDTSL from the coding sequence ATGGAGCAGCAGCGGCCGCGGCCGCCGGCCCGCCCGCCAGCGAGCATGGCCTCAGCGCGCAGCCCGCAGCCCGGCGGCCCCTCCGCGGCCGGCGCTCCTGGCGGGACTTCCTCCGCGGCGACGGCGGCCGCGCTGTCCTTCAGCACCGTGGCGACCGCGGCGGCCGCGGCGCTGGGGAACCGGAGCAGCGCGAGCGCGGGCGGCGGCGCTGTCGCTCCGGCTGGCGGCGGCCTcggcgcggcgggggcggcggggtccgcgcgggcggcgggggcggcggggaaGCCGCCGCTGGGCCCGGAGGCGGCGCCGCTGCTGTCGCACGGGGCGGCCGTGGCGGCGCAGGCGCTGGTGCTCCTGCTCATCTTCCTGctgtctagcctgggcaactgcgCGGTGATGGGCGTGATCGCGAAGCACCGGCAGCTGCGCACCGTCACCAACGCCTTCATCCTGTCGCTGTCGCTGTCGGACCTGCTCACGGCGCTGCTCTGCCTGCCCGCCGCCTTCCTGGACCTCTTCACGCCGCCCGGGGACGCGGCGCCCGCGGTCGCCGCCGCGGGGCCCTGGCGCGGCTTCTGCGCCGCCAGCCGCTTCTTCAGCTCGTGCTTCGGCATCGTGTCCTCGCTCAGCGTGGCGCTCATCTCGCTGGACCGCTACTGCGCCATCGTGCGGCCGCCGCGCGAGAAGATCGGCCGCCGCCGCGCCGGCCTGCTGCTGGCGGGCGCCTGGCTGGCCGCGCTGGGCTTCTCCCTGCCCTGGGAGCTGCTCGGGCCGCCGCGGGGGCCCCCGGCGGCGCAGAGCTTCCACGGCTGCCTCTACCGGACCTCCCCGGACCCCGCGCAGCTGGGCGCGGCCTACAGCGTGGGGCTGGTGGTGGCCTGCTACCTGCTGCCCTTCCTGCTCATGTGCTTCTGCCACTACCACATCTGCAAGGCCGTGCGGCTGTCGGACGTGCGCGTGCGGCCCGTGAGCACCTACGCGCGCGTGCTGCGCTTCTTCAGCGAGGTGCGCACCGCCACCACCGTGCTCATCATGATCGTCTTCGTCATCTGCTGCTGGGGACCCTACTGCTTCCTGGTGCTGCTGGCCGCGACCCGGCAGGCCCAGGCCGCGCAGGCCCCCTCGCTCCTCAACGTGGTGGCTGTCTGGTTGACCTGGGCCAATGGGGCCATCAACCCTGTCATCTATGCCATCCGCAACCCCAACATTTCCATGCTCCTAGGGCGCAACCGCGAAGAGGGCTACCGGACTAGGAATGTGGACGCTTTCCTGCCCAGCCAGGGCCGGGGGCTGCAAGCCAGAAGCCGAAATCGCCTCCGGAACCGCTATGCCAACCGGCTGGGGGCCTGCAGCAGGATGT